From a single Fulvivirga ulvae genomic region:
- a CDS encoding chemotaxis protein CheB yields the protein MNKKKSVEYIVAIGASAGGLTPLQELIDALPENINNSAIIIAQHLSPEYKSMLAEILSRKTILPTTAIADGVELEPNHIYVTPPNCDAILKGTHLEIVETSAGGPRPSIDRLFTSLAKEYGKKAAGIVLSGTGQDGSKGVMALRRAGGLTICQSLDTCKYTGMPHAAISTGMIDAILSPREIGESLLDMIHGSRNKVYDDVQDENKESTFYESSDDISTILSLLEAKIGTDFSNYKESTIIRRLEKRLHDKKFNTVEAYLKYIRNNEDELDEFFKYLLIGVTSFFRDNEAFKALKIEIEDLIKQKSKGSRLRVWIPGCATGEESVSIAILINELLIKTGRYDIKPQIFATDINTKALKTARIGIYKKDKVEVIPANLIDKYFEKYNEEEYEVCRDIKQIILYTKHDLTSNPPFLRLDLISCRNLFIYFNQRLQNHIFPIFQYSLLPGGILFLGKSESVGNYKNLFSTLNAKYRIFSRKERSSLKPLRLPSTKPLVVDKKVSPKLNLKNESLSLHEMVKETVYNTYEHPYVIIDENMDILEISGDTNSILKIKPGLANMNLLRLISEELQIEARALTMQSMKSMKIEKGGPRRFHDKEESHLVRLIVKPLIYTKPGHPYFMVIFESFDGVEPFFINVEEGGEALLESQRNQELQYELISNKQHMNTLVQELETTNEELQALNEELQSSNEELQASNEELETSNEELQATNEELENAYVDLRIASQKLTRQKQMWEKLSVTSPDHIAVLKGEDFIFEFANPAYKALFPNRELEGHSVMSVMPELAAHGFIDMLNNVRKSGKAHHQNEATITMDYNGNGEETRYFNFTYAPLRYSDHDKPDIIIYAVDVTEHVSNRKKAENSAKFFGTLAESMAQKIWTIDPEGDISYINQTMRNYFGFDGPPADLKLTEYIHEEDAQHSPTLTREARQTKEGFKRQYRLKDKNGKYRWHLIRNTPLFNKDEEELVVWICTATDIHEQKTIEEKKDEFMSIASHELKTPLTTVKAYLELLEEVLKKEDADTARLYAQKASTGLNKINSLVSDLLDVTRIQTGKMKFNITEFDFDKLVEQAVDDARPLSNNHKIILKGKSGTKIKGDANRLEQVMVNLISNAIKYSNNADKVLINNFREDGHVVLEVVDYGPGIKPQYREKIFERFYRLKKNHDFTSGLGIGLYISKQIINQHNGKIGVTDHDVKGSKFYVRLPVDN from the coding sequence TTGAATAAAAAGAAATCAGTCGAATATATAGTAGCTATCGGAGCATCGGCGGGAGGGCTTACTCCTCTTCAGGAATTGATCGACGCTCTACCCGAAAATATTAATAATTCTGCCATAATTATAGCCCAGCACCTTAGTCCTGAATACAAAAGTATGCTGGCAGAAATACTTAGTAGAAAAACCATACTTCCTACCACAGCCATTGCCGATGGTGTGGAACTAGAGCCTAATCATATATATGTTACCCCTCCTAACTGTGACGCCATACTGAAAGGCACACACCTGGAAATAGTAGAAACCAGTGCCGGAGGACCAAGACCAAGCATTGACAGGCTTTTCACATCACTTGCCAAAGAATATGGCAAGAAGGCGGCTGGTATTGTACTGTCAGGCACGGGGCAAGACGGAAGTAAAGGTGTGATGGCACTTCGCAGGGCGGGTGGCCTTACCATTTGCCAGAGCCTCGACACTTGTAAATACACAGGTATGCCTCATGCTGCCATTAGCACCGGAATGATCGATGCCATCCTATCCCCCAGAGAAATAGGGGAAAGTCTGCTTGATATGATCCATGGAAGTAGAAACAAGGTTTATGATGATGTACAGGATGAAAATAAAGAGAGCACCTTCTATGAATCGAGCGATGATATAAGCACTATTTTAAGCCTGCTCGAAGCTAAAATAGGAACCGACTTCAGCAATTATAAGGAGTCAACCATTATCCGAAGGCTGGAAAAGAGGCTGCATGATAAAAAATTTAATACGGTAGAGGCATACCTCAAATATATAAGAAACAATGAGGACGAACTTGATGAGTTCTTTAAATATCTGCTTATTGGTGTGACTTCTTTTTTCAGAGATAATGAAGCATTTAAAGCTCTGAAAATAGAAATAGAAGATCTTATCAAGCAAAAGAGCAAAGGCTCCAGACTCAGGGTGTGGATACCCGGCTGCGCCACAGGAGAAGAAAGTGTAAGCATAGCGATATTGATTAATGAACTGCTGATCAAGACAGGCAGGTATGACATCAAGCCGCAAATTTTCGCCACCGACATTAACACAAAAGCTTTAAAAACTGCACGGATAGGTATTTATAAGAAAGATAAGGTGGAAGTAATCCCTGCCAATTTGATTGATAAATATTTTGAGAAATACAATGAAGAGGAATACGAAGTTTGCCGGGACATCAAACAGATTATCCTGTATACCAAGCATGATCTTACTTCTAATCCTCCCTTTCTCAGGTTAGACCTGATCAGCTGTCGCAATTTGTTTATATACTTTAATCAGCGACTTCAAAATCATATTTTCCCTATTTTTCAATATTCACTGCTCCCTGGAGGAATTTTATTTCTGGGAAAGTCAGAGTCGGTTGGTAATTATAAAAACCTGTTCAGTACACTTAATGCAAAATACAGGATATTTTCGCGCAAAGAGCGAAGCTCCTTGAAACCGTTGCGACTGCCCTCTACCAAACCCCTGGTAGTAGATAAGAAGGTTTCCCCTAAGCTCAACCTGAAAAATGAATCACTTTCTCTTCATGAAATGGTCAAGGAAACGGTTTATAACACCTATGAACACCCATATGTAATAATTGATGAGAATATGGATATTCTGGAAATATCCGGTGATACCAACAGCATTTTGAAGATCAAACCTGGGCTGGCCAACATGAACTTGCTGAGGCTGATCTCAGAGGAACTCCAGATAGAAGCACGAGCTCTGACCATGCAGTCCATGAAATCCATGAAAATCGAAAAAGGTGGCCCCAGAAGATTTCATGATAAGGAAGAAAGCCACCTGGTAAGACTTATCGTGAAACCATTGATATATACCAAGCCCGGGCACCCATACTTTATGGTGATCTTTGAATCGTTTGATGGGGTAGAGCCTTTCTTTATTAATGTGGAAGAGGGTGGTGAAGCATTGCTGGAATCTCAGCGTAATCAGGAACTGCAATATGAACTGATCAGCAACAAGCAACATATGAATACATTGGTTCAGGAGCTTGAAACCACTAATGAAGAGCTACAGGCACTTAACGAAGAGTTGCAATCATCCAATGAAGAGCTACAGGCCTCCAACGAAGAGCTGGAAACCTCCAACGAAGAACTGCAGGCTACTAATGAAGAACTGGAGAATGCCTATGTAGACCTCAGAATCGCTTCACAGAAGCTTACCAGGCAAAAGCAAATGTGGGAAAAGCTTTCAGTAACATCTCCGGATCATATTGCAGTACTTAAAGGGGAAGACTTTATTTTTGAGTTTGCAAATCCGGCTTATAAAGCCCTTTTTCCAAACCGTGAGCTTGAAGGTCACTCCGTAATGAGTGTTATGCCAGAGCTTGCGGCACACGGGTTTATTGACATGCTGAACAATGTGCGTAAAAGTGGGAAAGCACATCATCAAAATGAGGCCACCATTACTATGGATTACAATGGAAATGGTGAGGAAACAAGGTATTTTAATTTCACCTATGCTCCGCTAAGGTACTCAGACCATGACAAGCCTGATATTATAATTTATGCCGTGGATGTAACAGAGCATGTCAGTAACCGCAAAAAAGCAGAAAACAGTGCAAAGTTCTTCGGTACACTGGCAGAATCCATGGCTCAAAAGATCTGGACTATTGACCCTGAGGGAGATATCTCATACATCAACCAAACCATGAGAAACTATTTTGGTTTTGATGGGCCTCCGGCAGACCTGAAGCTGACTGAGTATATTCATGAAGAGGATGCACAACATTCTCCCACGCTGACGAGGGAAGCCCGGCAAACGAAAGAAGGGTTTAAAAGACAATACCGCCTCAAGGATAAAAACGGGAAGTACAGGTGGCACCTGATCAGGAATACCCCACTTTTCAACAAAGATGAAGAAGAATTAGTGGTCTGGATATGTACAGCTACCGACATTCACGAGCAAAAGACAATTGAGGAAAAGAAAGATGAATTCATGAGTATTGCCAGCCATGAGTTAAAAACACCTCTGACCACAGTAAAAGCATACCTTGAATTACTGGAGGAAGTACTAAAAAAAGAAGATGCAGACACAGCGCGTCTATACGCCCAAAAAGCCTCCACCGGGCTAAACAAAATCAACTCACTGGTCTCCGACCTGCTGGATGTCACGCGTATACAGACAGGGAAGATGAAATTCAATATTACAGAGTTTGACTTCGATAAACTGGTAGAGCAGGCTGTAGATGATGCCCGGCCACTGAGCAATAATCACAAAATAATTCTCAAAGGTAAATCAGGGACTAAAATCAAAGGGGACGCCAACCGGCTTGAGCAGGTTATGGTCAACCTTATCAGCAACGCCATAAAGTACTCTAACAATGCAGACAAGGTATTAATCAATAACTTCAGGGAAGATGGCCATGTAGTGTTGGAGGTGGTTGATTATGGCCCGGGAATAAAACCTCAGTACAGAGAAAAAATATTTGAGCGTTTCTACCGCTTAAAAAAGAACCATGACTTTACTTCCGGGCTTGGTATAGGGCTGTACATTTCAAAGCAGATCATCAACCAGCACAACGGGAAAATTGGTGTAACTGACCATGATGTCAAAGGCAGTAAATTCTATGTTAGGCTGCCTGTTGATAACTAA
- a CDS encoding M57 family metalloprotease: MTNPKLLAIGLALCLFVSCNEQEDVAPEKEAISPETIAKLHALGFKTDNAFKYNGSLVVEGDIVLSEADVDRMKPSNIVAVEEQYHTDNLVSSLPRTIDVYVSTSFSSKYFTAVDAAIARYNSENLNLTFQRVTSSGGADMVINPSPWWYYWFGILGSAGFPTAGGDPHNEILLTRQYYDGVSDIGALTTTIAHEMGHCIGFRHTDYMDRSYSCGGSADNEGDGGVGANHTPGTPTTPDAASWMLACSDGSDRPFNNNDKTALDYLY; encoded by the coding sequence ATGACTAACCCTAAATTACTGGCCATTGGTCTGGCCTTATGTCTGTTTGTTTCCTGTAATGAGCAGGAAGATGTCGCACCTGAAAAAGAGGCTATTTCTCCAGAAACCATTGCTAAATTGCACGCTTTAGGTTTCAAAACGGATAATGCTTTTAAATACAACGGTTCTCTCGTTGTGGAGGGTGATATTGTGCTTTCGGAAGCTGACGTGGATCGTATGAAGCCATCAAACATCGTAGCCGTTGAGGAGCAGTACCATACTGACAACCTCGTGTCTTCACTGCCCCGGACTATTGATGTGTATGTAAGCACCAGCTTTTCATCCAAGTACTTTACTGCTGTAGATGCGGCCATTGCAAGGTACAATAGCGAAAATCTGAACCTTACCTTTCAGCGTGTGACCAGCTCAGGTGGAGCAGATATGGTGATCAATCCGTCCCCATGGTGGTACTACTGGTTCGGTATTCTGGGTTCTGCCGGTTTCCCTACAGCCGGTGGCGATCCTCACAACGAAATACTGCTGACCAGGCAGTATTACGACGGTGTAAGTGATATTGGTGCGCTAACCACTACTATTGCTCATGAAATGGGACATTGTATAGGCTTTCGCCACACTGATTATATGGACAGAAGCTATAGCTGCGGCGGAAGTGCTGACAATGAAGGTGATGGAGGTGTAGGCGCCAATCATACTCCGGGTACACCTACTACCCCAGATGCTGCTTCCTGGATGCTTGCATGCTCCGACGGGTCCGACAGACCATTTAACAACAACGACAAAACAGCGCTTGATTATCTTTACTAA